One part of the Geoanaerobacter pelophilus genome encodes these proteins:
- a CDS encoding DNA internalization-related competence protein ComEC/Rec2 codes for MEKPLLLPLVALMLGIGATSYLGSTLSYWIILPAVLSLLAGILFRRRPLLFIGISLLSLLWGSVAVTPHIKPQFPADHISRKLSESPVVVVGVICQRPQLKERSTRIFLEAESVDGVKTTGRIMITVVGRDLSVMTGDRIKLATRLREPRNYGIPGEYDFRRFLALQEIFVTGYLADAAGLELLQEKARFPLQRSIDDSARWLCRFIDSSVQPPESGVLKALLVGERGYVSTEIEELYSRTGVNHILSISGFHLGIMAFVIYQLLALIAGQSDRLLLYNIRWKLMLATVPFIVSYLLISGCAPATVRSVLMFSACFLALLLERETDSVNMLALAALVILAVNPETLFDISFQLSFLALWGILVIAPFLMGWYPGVRTGIWFRIFQFCAVSAAAIAATLLPVAYSFHRVSLIGLLSNFVAVPLLGYGAVVAGFAALLLAPLMPLFSQPLLAFAALLVSLSNQVMFWLDRIPQLPRFTPSALEVAISVLVLAVFTLIKTGRNRLTACLVLVSLAVWVRFGDSAADKDKLKVMFLSVGHGDSTFIRFPDGSTMLVDAGGSLYEDGFDAGERLIAPALWSLGVDRIDRMVLSHPHPDHIKGLLFIARNFRVSEFWESGYAYESPAYLQLRAVLDSRGVIKRTINGSVSPFITGGAIIEPLAPPRPAASGKAIAYHDLDVNEESLVFRLVLGRFSLLLTGDAGLESEANLLTSRQKLQSTVLKVAHHGSRNSSSLPFLKAASPQLAVISSGYGNNFHLPASETVADLKKQGSQVHRTDLDGSLELTVNPLTGSYNSRKYPPVRIDTY; via the coding sequence TCCCTGCTTTCGCTGTTATGGGGAAGCGTAGCGGTAACTCCCCATATCAAACCGCAATTTCCAGCAGACCATATCTCGCGAAAGCTTTCCGAGTCTCCTGTCGTCGTGGTCGGTGTCATTTGCCAAAGACCACAACTCAAAGAACGCTCCACCCGGATTTTTCTTGAAGCTGAGTCCGTTGATGGTGTTAAGACAACAGGCCGTATCATGATAACAGTCGTGGGGCGGGATCTGTCGGTCATGACCGGTGACAGAATTAAATTGGCAACGAGATTGCGCGAGCCCCGCAATTACGGGATACCGGGCGAGTATGATTTCCGTCGTTTTCTCGCCTTGCAGGAGATCTTTGTAACCGGTTATCTTGCTGATGCTGCTGGTCTTGAACTGCTGCAGGAGAAGGCACGGTTTCCGCTTCAACGTAGCATTGATGACTCTGCGCGTTGGCTGTGCCGCTTCATCGACTCTTCAGTCCAGCCCCCTGAATCCGGAGTGCTTAAAGCGTTGTTGGTTGGAGAACGGGGATATGTATCAACTGAGATCGAAGAGTTATATTCCCGAACCGGTGTCAATCATATCCTCTCGATCTCAGGGTTTCATCTGGGGATTATGGCCTTTGTCATCTATCAGTTGCTAGCGCTGATTGCCGGGCAAAGCGACAGATTGCTGCTCTACAATATTCGTTGGAAATTGATGTTGGCAACAGTTCCGTTCATTGTCTCCTATCTGCTAATTTCTGGTTGCGCGCCGGCAACGGTCAGGTCAGTATTGATGTTTTCCGCCTGTTTTCTCGCTCTTCTTCTTGAACGTGAGACCGATTCCGTGAATATGCTTGCTCTGGCCGCACTTGTCATTCTGGCTGTTAATCCTGAAACGCTCTTTGATATTTCATTTCAACTATCATTTCTCGCCTTGTGGGGAATCCTGGTTATTGCTCCGTTTTTGATGGGGTGGTACCCCGGAGTCCGGACCGGCATTTGGTTCCGGATCTTTCAGTTCTGCGCAGTCTCAGCTGCAGCAATAGCTGCAACCCTGTTGCCGGTTGCCTACAGTTTTCATCGGGTCTCGTTGATCGGGCTATTGAGCAATTTTGTTGCTGTACCGCTCCTCGGCTACGGCGCTGTTGTTGCCGGTTTCGCAGCACTGTTGCTCGCTCCTCTAATGCCGTTATTTTCTCAACCTCTGCTTGCTTTTGCCGCTCTACTGGTATCATTGTCAAATCAGGTAATGTTCTGGCTCGATCGTATTCCGCAACTTCCAAGGTTTACCCCATCGGCATTGGAAGTGGCCATTTCTGTACTCGTTCTGGCAGTTTTCACCCTTATTAAGACCGGAAGAAACAGGTTGACTGCCTGTTTGGTGCTCGTATCGTTGGCCGTGTGGGTGAGATTTGGCGATTCAGCTGCGGATAAAGACAAGCTTAAGGTAATGTTTTTAAGCGTCGGCCATGGTGACAGCACCTTTATCAGGTTCCCGGACGGGTCCACCATGCTGGTTGACGCTGGAGGCTCTCTATATGAAGATGGTTTTGATGCCGGTGAAAGGCTAATTGCTCCTGCACTCTGGAGCTTAGGTGTTGACAGGATTGATAGAATGGTCCTCAGTCATCCTCATCCGGACCATATCAAAGGACTGCTGTTCATAGCCAGAAACTTCAGGGTCAGCGAGTTCTGGGAAAGTGGCTATGCCTACGAATCTCCGGCATATCTGCAATTAAGAGCGGTATTGGACTCACGAGGCGTGATTAAAAGGACCATAAATGGCAGCGTGTCGCCCTTCATCACTGGTGGGGCTATTATAGAGCCACTTGCCCCACCTCGACCCGCCGCTAGCGGTAAAGCCATTGCTTACCATGACCTGGATGTCAACGAAGAGTCCTTAGTATTTCGCTTGGTTCTTGGCCGTTTCTCGTTGCTGTTGACCGGTGACGCAGGCCTTGAATCTGAAGCGAACCTGCTCACCAGCCGACAAAAGCTGCAGTCCACCGTATTGAAGGTAGCTCATCATGGCAGCCGCAATTCAAGTTCTCTCCCGTTTTTAAAGGCGGCCTCACCACAGCTTGCCGTCATCTCGTCAGGTTATGGCAATAATTTTCATCTTCCTGCTTCTGAGACAGTTGCTGATCTCAAAAAACAAGGGTCGCAGGTGCACCGGACCGATCTTGACGGCAGCCTTGAGCTCACGGTAAACCCGTTGACCGGCAGCTATAACTCACGGAAATATCCTCCTGTTCGGATTGACACTTATTGA
- a CDS encoding GGDEF domain-containing response regulator has product MERILIVEDDLFFREIYSDLLKDEGYEVDTASSADDAFDLLSLKQFHVAVIDLVLQDASGLDVLEKIKQLDTAIEVIIVTGHANMETAIYALKHGARDYLVKPINHDEFKHAVSLCIKQRRLLDENLELRELVNLYQVSQAIANCLELDRLYTLVVDSLAKEVGTNRCIGYFSEEALFAIRELRGFNEEAAARLGELMFGRFKPADEQSVNQIFLPGCMDAEPDLGEIHDLHDLLILLVRINSVVQGVIMMFNEEGKRLDNSINQKNLSFLLDQSSLAYENAARYVSARNLVNIDELTGLFNYRYLEVAMEREVKRAERYGTNLSVIFLDIDQFKDINDTHGHLVGSKLLKEVGKLLKNSVREIDTVIRYGGDEYTILLVETGLETAAGVAERIRRSIERHRFLASDGMKIHITASLGYACYPEDTKSKMQLIELADQAMYRGKASGRNVVFSVAKTRQ; this is encoded by the coding sequence ATGGAACGCATCCTGATAGTGGAAGACGATCTGTTTTTCCGCGAGATCTATTCAGACCTTTTGAAAGATGAAGGTTATGAAGTCGATACTGCGTCATCAGCTGATGATGCCTTTGATTTGTTGAGCCTTAAGCAATTTCATGTCGCTGTTATCGATCTGGTGTTGCAGGATGCCAGTGGATTGGATGTCCTGGAAAAGATCAAACAGCTCGATACGGCAATAGAAGTCATCATTGTTACCGGCCATGCAAACATGGAGACGGCAATCTATGCACTCAAGCATGGTGCCCGTGACTACCTGGTAAAACCGATCAACCATGATGAATTCAAGCATGCGGTCTCTCTGTGTATCAAGCAGAGGCGGTTGCTAGACGAGAACCTGGAGTTGCGGGAACTGGTCAACCTCTATCAGGTCAGTCAGGCGATCGCAAACTGCCTGGAACTGGACCGTCTCTACACCCTGGTTGTCGACTCCCTTGCCAAGGAGGTTGGGACGAATCGTTGCATCGGCTATTTCTCAGAAGAGGCGCTTTTTGCAATCAGGGAACTGAGAGGATTCAACGAGGAGGCTGCCGCCCGTCTGGGAGAATTAATGTTCGGCCGGTTCAAGCCAGCTGATGAACAATCTGTGAATCAGATCTTTTTGCCTGGTTGTATGGATGCCGAGCCGGATCTTGGCGAGATTCACGACCTGCACGATCTGCTGATCCTGCTAGTACGGATTAATTCTGTGGTGCAGGGCGTAATAATGATGTTTAACGAGGAAGGGAAGCGGCTGGACAACTCGATAAACCAGAAAAACCTTTCGTTTCTCCTTGATCAGTCATCGCTGGCCTATGAGAATGCTGCAAGATATGTGTCTGCACGGAACCTGGTAAACATTGATGAATTGACCGGGCTCTTTAATTATCGCTATCTGGAAGTTGCCATGGAGCGTGAGGTGAAAAGGGCTGAACGCTACGGCACAAACCTTTCGGTCATCTTCCTTGATATCGACCAGTTCAAGGATATTAACGACACCCATGGTCATCTGGTCGGCAGCAAGTTATTGAAAGAAGTCGGCAAACTTCTTAAAAATTCGGTTCGAGAGATTGATACCGTCATCCGTTATGGCGGTGATGAGTACACCATTTTGCTTGTGGAAACCGGTCTTGAGACCGCTGCCGGCGTTGCCGAGAGGATCCGGAGATCGATCGAGCGTCACCGTTTTCTTGCCAGTGACGGCATGAAAATTCATATTACCGCCAGTCTTGGCTATGCCTGTTACCCTGAAGACACCAAATCCAAGATGCAGTTGATCGAGCTTGCCGACCAGGCCATGTATCGTGGCAAGGCAAGCGGCAGAAACGTGGTTTTCTCTGTTGCCAAGACCCGCCAGTAA